The proteins below come from a single Paraburkholderia flagellata genomic window:
- a CDS encoding universal stress protein — MSSFSKILLVYDGSEEAEVALRRCSQLSIALNAQVDVVSVMDADGMNATSGGLLTDLAYGLLEETARNTLRSAIEKLAVTGVSARGYILFGRTVDAVFRHATAFSSDVVVVGHRTPRGFWRWWRGERPVHVDLAERLRGPTIVTVTL, encoded by the coding sequence ATGTCATCATTTTCAAAAATACTGCTTGTGTACGACGGAAGCGAAGAGGCGGAAGTCGCGTTGCGTCGCTGCTCGCAGCTTTCGATTGCGTTGAACGCACAGGTAGACGTCGTTTCAGTGATGGACGCGGATGGTATGAATGCAACTTCCGGCGGTTTGTTGACTGACTTGGCTTACGGACTACTGGAGGAAACAGCTCGCAATACCCTCCGGAGTGCCATTGAGAAACTGGCGGTGACAGGCGTCTCTGCGCGAGGATACATATTGTTCGGGCGAACTGTCGACGCAGTGTTTCGCCACGCGACAGCTTTCAGTTCAGACGTTGTTGTAGTGGGTCATCGTACGCCACGAGGTTTCTGGCGATGGTGGCGAGGCGAGCGGCCAGTTCATGTTGATCTGGCGGAGCGCCTGCGGGGACCAA